One Setaria viridis chromosome 7, Setaria_viridis_v4.0, whole genome shotgun sequence genomic region harbors:
- the LOC117864612 gene encoding uncharacterized protein yields MVGAFKTAPGSYIHIFVAVDKFTKWIEDNLIDVYYSSVAHPRCNGHVECANGMVLQSLKSRIFDDASKYATNWLRKLPHVIWGLRTKKSRATNYTPFFMVYGSEAVLPSDMTFGAPRIQYYEEGKAENSQQVDNDSLEEHRMVALIWHACHKQQIRRYHDQNIRERCFNID; encoded by the exons atggtCGGAGCCTTCAAGACCGCTCCAGGCAGCTACATCCACATCTTcgtggcagttgacaaattcaccaagtggattgag GACAATCtcatcgatgtgtactactcctctGTAGCGCACCCGCGCTGCAACGGTCATGTCGAAtgtgcgaatgggatggtcctccagtccctcaagtctcgcatcttcGATGATgcatccaagtacgccaccaacTGGCTACGCaagctaccccatgtcatctggGGCCTACGAACAAAGAAGAGCCGGGCTACCAACTACACCCCTTTCTTTATGGTGTATGGCTCAGAGGCTGTCCTTCCATCCGACATGACCTTTGGCGCCCCACGCATCCAGTACTATGAGGAAGGCAAGGCAGAAAATAGTCAGCAGGTCGACAACGACAGCCTTGAAGAGCATCGCATGGTGGCCCTCATCTGGCATGCATGCCACAAGCAGCAGATACGTCGCTACCATGATCAGAACATCAGGGAACGCTGCTTCAACATTG ATTGA